The following nucleotide sequence is from Hydrogenispora ethanolica.
GGTTGGTTTAAGTGATTTTGCAGTGTTCGGTTGCGACATGGCTTGCTCCTTTAAATTGGTCGGTAAGTTGCTGCGTTGATTGGTTGAATGTTTTTTTGAATGTTCTCCGAAAATCAGCTTAACTATTTCGGTTGATAGAGTATTTCACCTAAATCGGCAAAAAACCTTTATGTAAAATAGGGAAAACGCGGCACGGTATTCCAAAAAGAAATATGGGCCATTCTCAGCCCATATTTTTTTAATAATTTTCGCTCTTAACCTTATTGCTCTTCCTTAGGTTTCACCTCAATTAGCCCTTCCCTGATTGCGTAGAGAGCGATTTGAGTCCGATTGGCTAAACCCAGTTTCTTGCGGATGCTGGTAATATAGTTTTTTGCTGTTTTTTCGCTGATAAAAAGTAATTTACCGATCTGCCGATTATCTAAACCTTGGGCTACCAAGGGTAAAATTTCTTTTTCCCGTGGACTCAACCTCTCGACTGGATCAGGACGGCAGTTACCATTC
It contains:
- a CDS encoding response regulator transcription factor, encoding MSPLTNGNCRPDPVERLSPREKEILPLVAQGLDNRQIGKLLFISEKTAKNYITSIRKKLGLANRTQIALYAIREGLIEVKPKEEQ